The genomic stretch TAACGCCTAGCAAGCCGATACTACCAACCAAATTCAAAGATACTTTTTTCATATTCCACTCCTCACGAGAGTAAATTTTTAGTTTATGTATGTCTAACATATGTATTCCGTAGGAACAGTGGATGACCGATATGCTATTGGCACGTCAGTCAATCTATGGGAGTAGATTTGTTTAAACTACTCTTTTATAGCGACGGATACTGATAAGTTAGCTACATAGATAGAATCACATTTGTATACTAGCATACATGGCTCCCATGTTTGGGTCATCCAATCGGGGCATTTCGCTATCTTTAATTTCTCTATTAATACTTATATTTTTAAGTTTTTGCTTTTATGTTTTCTAACGATCAGAATCTAAATTTACGCAATATTGCTCAACAGTTAGAGAGTGAAAATTCTCGCGATCGCCTCCGTGCTTTGGTATCTCTGCGAGATTTATCGCCTGAAGAAGCAGTACCTTTGATTCTGAAAGTGATTGATGATGATAATTTGCAGATTCGCTCAATGGCTGTATTTGCGTTGGGATTAAAACATACGGAAGATTGTTTTCCAGTATTGTCAAAAATACTAGAGACGGAAAATGATTATGGGATTCGTGCTGACGCGGCGGGAGCCTTGGGCTATTTACAGGACAATCGCGCAGTAGAACCTCTATTAAGGGCTTTTTACGAAGATACAGAATGGTTGGTACGATTTAGCGCAGCAGTCTCCCTTGGTAATTTGGGTGACATACGCGCTTATGATGCTTTAATGCAAGCATTGGAAAGCAAAGAAACGATGCTGCATCAAGCGGCGATCGCAGCTCTAGGTGAAGTAGGCGATTTGCGTTGTATAG from Pseudanabaena sp. Chao 1811 encodes the following:
- a CDS encoding HEAT repeat domain-containing protein, with amino-acid sequence MFSNDQNLNLRNIAQQLESENSRDRLRALVSLRDLSPEEAVPLILKVIDDDNLQIRSMAVFALGLKHTEDCFPVLSKILETENDYGIRADAAGALGYLQDNRAVEPLLRAFYEDTEWLVRFSAAVSLGNLGDIRAYDALMQALESKETMLHQAAIAALGEVGDLRCIDKILRFAQSDDWLTRQRLAEALGHLKCDKSLSALNYLVKDPHPQVVTAAKYAIEKFGADSK